The Helianthus annuus cultivar XRQ/B unplaced genomic scaffold, HanXRQr2.0-SUNRISE HanXRQChr00c088, whole genome shotgun sequence sequence ttaataatttttttttgtttttcattctccttgtatttttcaaaaaatctagttgtatttatttttaataacttTTATAGTTATTGTACAATGTAAGAATCGTTTAAagagttttaataaaataatagaaTTTAAATAAGATTTTAGAATTTGTTTAAAGAGTTTTAATAAAAAATCGAATTTAAATAAGATTTTAGAATTTAATAGTATGGAAACATCACCTAGTTTTATAATTTCAATGAAAACATCACCTagttttataatttcaaatttcaCCAcatattaaccgaaattaaccgaaaccgaattaaaaaccgacaaattaaccgAACTGATTAACCGATGGCTTCAGTTACAGTTGATGCTAATAATCGAACTGAACCATGCACACCTCTACTATTAACCCCCACATTCTCTTTGTTTTAAATTTACAAATTACTACAAATTCAACCAGTTTATTTCAACTTTTTACACATTCAACTTTCAACTCTTCTATCATTTCATTCAATCTTCACAAAAGCACCCAAAACTCACCAACGAACCAAACCCCATTTTGAGGCTTCAAATATGCCACAATCCCAAAGTGAGACATGTTCAGGATATGCTAGCCCACAATATTCATCATTCTTGTCTTTCCGTGGCCAACCATATCCGGGCTTTCCAATAAAACAAATCTAGAATACACTACAAAAATTTGTCTAAAAAAGTTATTTTGTATAACAAAATTTCCTAAAACGTGTGGTTTGAATTGATATTCCTCAAAAggtttatttcatatataaattTTCATAGATATTTGAATGAAAGTACATATGTTGTTCTATGCAATCTGATGCTATGTTTATAGAACATTGACGACTGATATTATTCATTCATATAAATACATATGTGTTTCAGATGAAGTCTAGTCATCTTGATCAAATGAAGTATACATCTAAGACACTTCAAAACTCTAGTTCTTCCAAGGCACCATCACAACCATGGCTGCAGTATGGAAGGTGTCCAAACGGAACAATCCCAATTCGTAGATCCTCAAATAATCATCAAACTAATAGCTATCCCAGGAAGTTCGTTCATACTAAATTTCACTCGGTATCCCACTGCTTCTGATCACCAATATCatacatgtaaatatatatatatatatatatatatatatatatatatatatatatatatatgttttctaACTTAAATCTATAGTTTGCAGTGGCTTTAACGGCAGGATACAATTACTCAGGAGCTAGAGCCAACATTAAAGTATGGAACCCCTACGTTGACGGGGTTAATGATACTGAAATGAGGCTTCATCTAGATTATAGTAGTTCTCAAGTTATGCTTAGGGCATGTCCTGTAGAACACTACGACATCGTGAAAGAGACTGTGGAAGCTGGATGGATGGCAAGTTTTACTTTCATTACTGCTATgtacaaaacctttttcaaagtGGTGTTATTTGGGTATGTTATTTCACATCCGGGTCAATTTTTTATTCTGTTTCACATCTGGAGTCTTTggaacttttttttttacaaaagcaGTGCCTACGATTGAGACTACACTCCAGACTTAGCTCGGAGATACCAAATGTGAAACAAGTGTATATACCAAATATGAAAGAATATATACAAATGACAccggttttgaaaaaaaaaattcacattTTAATACTTGATATGATTATGTTTCATACACACTATATTTGATGTTTTCAGGTCAGCCCCTTGGTTTACAAGGATTTTAAAACCCGCTTATTTGTTTACTGGAAGGTAAGTTATTAATGTAATATGACTCATGTACATGATAATGCCACAAATTTAATTAGATCTCACAGCTTCAAAAATCTTATGCAAGCTTAATGTATGTATATCCTTTTATAAAAGTGCATAGTCCATGAAAAATTCAACATATTTTCCCCTATATAATTTTGCAAATTACTTCTCTGAGTATATATTACTATTCAATTTTTTATATGTTTCTTAGCATATGGTACAATTCTTGCAATTAAAGTCCATTATTCTTTAACTTCATTGTTTATTCTCTTAGTTTTTGGTAtccctttttcttttaatttagtATTTGTATCTTTGTGTCTACAACAAATATAAAAACATTTTGTTAAATTATTAGTATGTTGTTGGTGGTGAAATCAACTATGATCCATTCTTGAGGATAATTTAAAAGATAAATATAAGCAACGTATCAAGGTATAACAAATATACTTGACTTCAATTGTTCAGTTTAATATTTATTAATGCAGCTTTAATGGGAAGTTGGTACTTCGTGGTTACATTAAAACATTGAAATTGGTTCAACACAGATAGAAACCTGTGTTCGGAGGTGGAATACATGGATGTGTTGATTTTTTTAGTAAACACAGTAACGTAACGTGCGTGCGTGGTTTAATGTATTTACGTCTATTTTTGTTGGACTCAACGATCccgtcgcaacgcgcgggtccGTAATACTAGTTTGTTGTATAATAGAAGAGCTTCATCAAGTTTAACAACTCCACACATTCAGGCTGATAATGGCTCAAGCTGCTTCGATCTCATTTGTCCCGGGTTCGTTCAGACATCCAGCGAGGTCCTTCTTGGTGGTGATATTGGCACGTATAACTATGGATCTGAAATTGAATTTCAAATCTCAAAGGTTAGTACATATTGACTCGTTCGAACGTAGCTTGAAGTTTGTTTCTCTAAAAAACTATCTGAATAATTGCAACGGAGGGTAACCATCAATGTATACTAGaaggaaaccctaaagaaactTACAGTAACTATCCAAGATTTTTAATGTGGTTTTGCATGTAGGATCCAGATACTAATAACTGGTGGTTTTTATACAACTCGGAGGAAGTTGGGTACTGGCCAAGCGACATTTTTCAGTCAATGAAATATGAAGCGAACATGGTCCAGTGGGGAGGTGAAGTCTTTAGCCCGTATGTGGGAACCCATCCGCACACAGATACCGCCATGGGCAATGGAAAGTTTGCCGATCGCTTATATAGAAAATCGGGAACGATGACAGGGCTGTTAATAGAAGAAAATTCATCTCCACTAAAGCGACCAGAATCGTATACAATTAGTTCTAATGAGTGGAACTGCTACGACGCAGATCTACTAGATGAAAAAGTCCCTGAACCCGTCTTCCTTTATGGAGGTCCGGGGAGCCACTTTAATCCAAACTGCTAACTAATGGCAGTTATAAGTTAAAGATGCACTTATCAAATGGCTATAATCATGATTATATTTGCCTTTTATCAAAGACTGGTGTGCTAGTGTGTATGAGCTTTAGCTAATATAATTTAATAAACACATGAACAAGACTCCCCTTGTGCCTGTTTTATTTGCGCATATGAAGTTTAGACAAATCTAATGTTGCCCAAAATGATCTTTGATCTCTATAACGTGAATGATAAACTAAACTTTCATATAACTTGAATTTGAATACAATGGAATGTCTTTACAAATGAAATCTAaagcctatttatactaaactaaaATGTGTGATTCAATAGACGCGTCTTTTCACGAATGGGTGTGTCCTTGATCTTGTGGATGTGATCAAACATGAAGAGGCATGtccctttcttttcttttgaagcTGTCGATCGAATAGGTGCGACCCAAGGGACACATTGATTCCCTTAGG is a genomic window containing:
- the LOC118489727 gene encoding uncharacterized protein LOC118489727, with the protein product MSISGAVFEGPPICGSSEMGGWLLEVHGVPIRIPPRTDIRVFLLRLDGSVGGGGCSGAGCGGGVTGDPAKEEPLEIEMGCVGVPDGGISGSGSSSTSMSFGKWSSGPSRLWPAAIVTSKKTNIPRRHAIKTIRVKDGDIVDCVDIYKQPAFDHPLLVNHIVQMKSSHLDQMKYTSKTLQNSSSSKAPSQPWLQYGRCPNGTIPIRYNYSGARANIKVWNPYVDGVNDTEMRLHLDYSSSQVMLRACPVEHYDIVKETVEAGWMVSPLVYKDFKTRLFVYWKADNGSSCFDLICPGFVQTSSEVLLGGDIGTYNYGSEIEFQISKDPDTNNWWFLYNSEEVGYWPSDIFQSMKYEANMVQWGGEVFSPYVGTHPHTDTAMGNGKFADRLYRKSGTMTGLLIEENSSPLKRPESYTISSNEWNCYDADLLDEKVPEPVFLYGGPGSHFNPNC